A region from the Brassica napus cultivar Da-Ae chromosome C8, Da-Ae, whole genome shotgun sequence genome encodes:
- the LOC111208068 gene encoding uncharacterized protein At3g43530-like, with product MREHALISGLDCHEYPAQYEKIGSFAFVDRHFKSHKEITIKSVEEKLLSMSAWGDRLRMAVLYFLGTVIKAKGKYIASFSSFIIRVVNNVEDCKTFPWGRLPFYDDIWSINHVMKQLKGKPKKNVSFLGEGVDGCLSRCPRMCKKRFQSNIMKGYPLEDLYNALGKTTVINSVLVPTVDEEPLMGHIMDGEPDYENEEGPNNLWSTWLTIKGKSIWWPDLFELDVAAREFTKKKDKEKMREEASSSNHGLEDVLKALEDRLMTCLSEVSVKVEKMDKRLSVIEKSQEVLKRGNAKKVETIDGRIDGIEKEMKELKEKERENNEGFDYQDMDFDWDMTHGTEQKEPVDAEMVEDTEVVEELEGQRAEETDK from the exons ATGAGAGAGCATGCACTCATCTCAGGATTGGACTGCCATGAATACCCGGCTCAGTATGAGAAGATTGGGAGCTTTGCGTTTGTAGACAGGCACTTTAAATCACATAAGGAGATAACGATCAAATCTGTGGAAGAGAAGTTGTTGAGTATGAGCGCGTGGGGGGATCGACTCAGGATGGCGGTGCTTTACTTCCTAGGCACGGTTATCAAAGCGAAGGGAAAGTATATTGCCTCCTTTAGCTCTTTCATAATAAGAGTCGTCAACAATGTGGAGGATTGTAAAACCTTTCCTTGGGGTCGCTTGCCGTTTTATGATGATATCTGGTCCATCAATCACGTGATGAAGCAGCTCAAGGGGAAACCTAAGAAGAATGTCAGCTTTCTCGG AGAAGGTGTAGATGGCTGTTTGAGTAGGTGTCCCAGGATGTGTAAAAAGCGGTTCCAAAGTAACATCATGAAGGGTTATCCACTTGAGGATCTGTACAATGCACTTGGAAAAACTACG GTTATTAACAGTGTTCTGGTTCCTACTGTTGATGAGGAACCTCTCATGGGGCACATTATGGATGGAGAGCCAGACTACGAAAATGAAGAAGGACCAAACAACTTGTGGAGCACATGGCTTACTATTAAGGGGAAGTCTATCTGGTGGCCAGATCTTTTTGAGCTAGATGTGGCTGCGAGGGAATTCACTAAGAAGAAAGACAAAGAGAAAATGAGAGAAGAAGCATCCTCCTCTAATCATGGTTTGGAGGACGTTTTGAAAGCGTTAGAAGACCGGTTGATGACATGTTTGAGTGAAGTGAGTGTGAAGGTGGAGAAAATGGACAAGAGGCTTAGTGTCATTGAAAAGAGCCAAGAAGTTTTAAAAAGAGGT aatGCCAAGAAGGTGGAGACAATAGACGGGAGGATTGATGGCATTGAAAAAGAAATGAAGGAACTGAAAGAGAAGGAGAGGGAGAACAATGAGGGTTTCGACTACCAAGACATGGATTTTGACTGGGATATGACGCATGGAACAGAACAGAAAGAACCTGTAGATGCAGAAATGGTTGAGGACACAGAGGTGGTAGAAGAACTAGAAGGTCAGAGAGCTGAGGAGACTGATAAATAG
- the LOC125591487 gene encoding probable BOI-related E3 ubiquitin-protein ligase 2: MSFQFQKPKKSVFLVSFSLSRQVYLSMALPHHFRDFCGIDGQISPALGFESSANLHEHPPYIPPFHVPGFAPGPVLQTDGSDVGAGFEWNSIYGRKSLKEMDFMENNSQLSSIDFWQGRSVSTGLGLSLDNANGSALLSLVGDDVDQELLRQDSEIDRFIKIQGDQLRHAILEKIQKSQHKTVSLMEERVIQKLRGKDEELEMINRKNKELEVQIEQLTLEAETWQQRANYNENMIAALNYNLERAHGRPRESNMEGCGDSELDDAASCFNGKATMMMCRFCGVREVCMLLLPCKHMCLCKECERKLSSCPLCQSSKFLGMEVYM; encoded by the exons ATGAGTTTCCAGTTTCAGAAGCCAAAAAAATCCGTTTTCCTTGtctccttttctctctctcgcCAAGTTTACCTTTCCATGGCGCTTCCTCACCATTTCAG AGACTTTTGCGGGATCGACGGCCAGATTTCACCAGCATTAGGGTTCGAAAGCTCCGCGAATCTCCATGAGCATCCTCCGTATATTCCTCCTT TCCACGTTCCCGGTTTTGCACCTGGACCGGTTTTGCAAACCGACGGTTCTGATGTTGGCGCTGGCTTCGAGTGGAACAGCATCTATGGTCGAAAGAGTCTAAAGGAAATGGATTTCATGGAGAACAATTCTCAGTTATCTTCAATTGATTTTTGGCAAGGCCGGTCTGTCTCAACCGGTTTGGGTCTCTCCCTTGACAATGCTAATGGCTCGGCTTTGTTGTCGCTCGTCGGAGACGATGTTGATCAGGAGTTACTGAGGCAGGATTCAGAAATCGATCGATTTATCAAGATTCAG GGAGACCAATTACGGCATGCCATCCTTGAGAAGATCCAGAAGAGTCAGCATAAAACCGTGTCACTCATGGAGGAAAGAGTGATCCAGAAACTTCGTGGAAAAGACGAGGAACTCGAGATGATAAACCGAAAGAACAAGGAACTCGAGGTGCAAATTGAACAGCTTACACTGGAAGCCGAGACATGGCAACAACGTGCGAACTACAACGAGAACATGATCGCTGCTCTCAACTACAATCTCGAACGCGCTCACGGTCGGCCGAGAGAGAGCAATATGGAAGGATGTGGAGACAGCGAATTGGATGACGCTGCCTCTTGCTTCAATGGTAAGGCGACGATGATGATGTGCAGGTTTTGTGGAGTGAGAGAGGTGTGTATGTTGTTGTTGCCGTGTAAGCATATGTGTTTGTGTAAGGAGTGTGAGAGGAAGCTTAGCTCTTGTCCTTTGTGTCAATCTTCTAAGTTTCTAGGGATGGAAGTCTACATGTGA
- the LOC106404298 gene encoding uncharacterized protein LOC106404298, giving the protein MDPIPIKSNYIESIDLDLFKLMRPIASRKIYTLDKRSSASRQAINDSTIITPEDTIPKGEIVTFHEHKTIKLDMPHDDALVIALEIEGAVFSKILVDIGSAVDVISQKTVRVFEQPIPMIRRETTPLASFEGKSIRSLGIILLTTKAYDLELKAEFTIVDHPMPFDAIVGRPWLH; this is encoded by the coding sequence ATGGATCCCATTCCAATCAAGTCCAACTACATCGAATCGATCGATCTCGACCTCTTCAAATTGATGAGGCCGATCGCATCAAGAAAAATCTATACTCTCGACAAGCGATCCAGCGCATCGCGACAAGCGATTAACGATTCCACCATCATCACCCCCGAAGATACAATACCAAAAGGAGAGATCGTGACTTTCCACGAGCACAAAACTATAAAGCTCGATATGCCCCATGACGATGCCTTGGTGATCGCATTGGAAATCGAAGGCGCCGTCTTTTCAAAAATCCTCGTCGACATCGGAAGCGCTGTCGACGTCATCTCACAAAAAACGGTACGGGTGTTCGAGCAACCGATCCCAATGATCAGACGAGAAACGACTCCCCTCGCCAGCTTCGAAGGAAAGTCGATCCGTTCGCTCGGGATCATATTATTAACCACCAAAGCTTACGATCTGGAACTGAAAGCAGAATTCACCATAGTCGATCATCCTATGCCCTTCGATGCCATCGTAGGGCGCCCCTGGTTGCACTAG